The Salvelinus sp. IW2-2015 unplaced genomic scaffold, ASM291031v2 Un_scaffold2058, whole genome shotgun sequence genome contains the following window.
acaataattataattcccttcccCGGCTGCgtgccgaagcacctctcactcacatggctcgcAGTCACGTGATTGGGTCTTTGTCACAtgctacaagtgaagacaaaaacaattgcacacatccttatccaattccgaggcgtatattgaagatattggaagaactgtccacatttacttttcgtcagccaWcaagatgagtaggcctaacgaactaCTATCcgccatagtacaaaagttgacctattctattctgtgcgagaaataaatattccaaacagtctgggacagttgtgggatgcgatagatctcaaattaatacaaccactagcataaaaaaaactgtttcaagCAAAGAGCCTGACGAAACAGAttagaacatttagcttaaaaagGTTGATAAATTGTTAGGctattcttcacattataagcccaGCAATGAGCAAACGGCAAAAGGCAataagcacaaatgttccattagcaggaaaacaccattctcaaaagtgaccacaaatgaaaatatgcatttaatgcttttattatgaaggtgcatttttttatggtgaaaattaccttccccaaacttgaaactcacgcgctgcatatgtatgccagttaggctctacacctgtagtaaagcggattaatgtgcttcattttaagaagttacttggccactttagttgtgatacaaaccttatcaaagcATATAGgccaggctacatgaggtgtgcagctatgatttgaaaaagttgcaaaatAAGCATGCGCTGTTTGCGTTAAAATGGGCATCATTAAGTGATAGGCTGATATTGTCACCAatcacactattcttgatttaatcttgtctttacatacagtgccttcggaaagtattcagaccccttgactttttccacattttgttaagttacagccttattctaaaaatgattaaatatttttttccctcatccacacacaataccccataatgacaaagcaaaaacaggtttttagaaatgtttgctaatttatacaaaataaaaaaactgaaatatcacattgacataagtattccgaccctttactcagtactttgttgaagcacctttggcagcgattacagcattgagtcttcttgggtatgatgctacaaaagcttggcacacctgtatttggggagtttctcccattcttctctgcagatcctcttaagctctgtcaggttggatgggtagggttgcggcacagctattttcaggtctctccaaagatgtttgatcgggttcaagtccgggctctggctgggccactcaaggacattcagagacttgacccgaagccactcctgtgttgtcttgcctgtgtgcttagggtcgttgtcctgttggaaggtgaacctttgccccagtctgaggtcctgagcgctctggagcaggttttcatcaaggatctccctgtactttgctccgttcatctttgcctcgatcctgactagtctcccagtccctgccactgaaaaacatccccacagcatgatgcagccaccaccatgcttcacagtagggatggtgccaggtttcctccagacgtgacgctcggCATTCAtaccaaagagctcaatcttggtttcatcagaccagagaatcttgtttctcatggtctgagagtctttagctgccttttggcaaactccaagcgggctctcatgtgcattttactgaggagtggcttctgtctggccactctaccataaaggcctgattggtggagtgctgcagagatggttgtccttctggaagattctcccatctccacagaggaactctacagctctgtcagagtgaccatcaggttcttggtcacctccctgaccaaggccattctcccccgattgctcagtttggccaggtggccagctttaggaagtcttggtggttccaaacatcttccttttaagaataatggaggccactgtgttcttggggaccttcaatgctgcagacattttttggtacccttccccatgtctgtgcctcgacacaaacctgtctcaattccttcgacctcatgtcttggtttttgctctgacatgcactgtcaactgtgggacattataaagacaggtgtgtgcctttcaaaagcatgtccaatcaactgaatttaccacaggtggattccaaacaagttgtagaaacatctcaaggatgatcaatggaaacaggatgcactcaagctcaatttcgaatgtcatagcaaagggtctgaatacttatgtaaataagtatttttatattttgcaaaaactctaaaaacctgttttcactttgtcattttggggtattctgtgtagattgctgaggagcatttttaaaaatccattttagaataaggctgtaatgttacaaaatgtggaaaaagtcaaggggtctgaatactttcctgtaTACTAAATAACATAtgtgtgaaatgtattttaaattatAATACACCATTATCATGCAACTGTCTCGAAACAGGGTTtgcagaaaaaaatacatgtaatctatgcacttaaatagtgaatggaggacgcttttctcgtggttcattttcattccAGCCagataggctatactcctgttttaaagataagcaatgtgcttaatattaggaaagttgagaaatagtTAGTAGACCTAGCCTattgaaagctgatgggatcctcctctttttaatagaggccatcattctgttttctcaattgcatagcctatagaaatgttgcacaacatgagctcatgggctctcattaagtgtttgattagatttttgattacatttgcattaatGTCAGAGTGATAGGTCAATAGAgtgccaggcagttagcaagtttggtatgctactaatgaccatcagcatcagagcttggagaagcctaattaccgtgactaaatggtcacgtggaatttgactgccctcATGACACGTGACCTCCAGTGTGCCGGTAaaacactaccgagttccaaactgcctctggaagcaacgtcagcacaagaactgttcattgagagcttcatgacatgggtttccatggccgagcagcctaagatcaccatgtacaaTGCCAAGCTTCAGTTGGagaggtgtaaagcttgccgccattggatttggagcagtggaaacccgttctctggagtgatgagtcacgcttcaccatctggcagtccgatgaatgaatctgggtttggcggatgccaggagaacgctacctgccccaatgcatagtgccataggtaaagtttggtggaggaggaataatggttgttCATGGTTTgtgctaagccccttagttcaagtgaagggaaatactacagcatacaatgacattcttgacgATTCAGTTCCTCCGTTTTGACACGGTGCTTTTCAAGTtgttagggccgggacgataccagtatcgtgaCAAGGAaactgctggaggtcattttgcagggctctggtagtgctcctccttgcacaaaggcggaggtagcggtcctgctgctgggttgttgccctcctacggcctcctccacgtctcctgatttactggcctgtctcctggtagcacctccatgctctggacactacgctgacagacacagcaaaccttcttgccacagctcgcattgatgtgccatcctggatgagctgcactacctgagccacttgtgtgggttgtagactccgtctcatgctaccactgatgagagcaccgccagcattcaaaagtgaccaagacatttacatttacatttacatttaagtcatttagcagacgctcatatccagagcgacttacaaattggaacgttcatacatattcatcctggtccccccgtgggaattgaacccacaaccctggcgttgcaagcgccatgctctaccaactgagccacacgggacatcagccaggaagcataggaactgagaagtggtctgtggtcaccaccctgcagaaccactcctttattggggtgtcttgctaattgcctataatttccaccttttgtctattccatttgcacaacagcatgtgaaatttattgtcaatcagtgttgcttcctaagtggacagtttgatttcacagaagtgtgatgacttggagttacattgtgttgtttaagtgttccctttatttttttgagcagtgtatatatcacTCCAACTTGCCTCTTGTCCTCTTCATCTTGGTATCTATGCTCCCAGAACCATCCTCTCTCAGCTGGCGTGTGCCTCGGTGCAGTGTTTGGTCAGGGTGCTTTCCTGTATGAATCTCTCTCCACAGGAMGAGCAGCGATAGGGTCGTAGTTGACCCCTGGCAGGTCTAGAAGTCAGGTAGGCATTCCCTGGTGAAGTAGGTGTCGACAGGGATGGGGGGTGCTTGGCCGTCATGTGACGTTCCCAGCTTCGAGGGTCATTGAAGATGATATGACAGTGCTCACAGCTCGTTGGACCAGCTCTGTTTTTTTCACTGTCCATACCTGAAATACCAAGCCGACACGATGAAAGATCtgttgatgtgtccttgagcaagacagttaacccttatttgctccaggggcgctgtactactatggctgaccatataaaaaaacatttcactgcacctattcgGTGTGTGACAATAGAaacattgtaattttttttaaataaatcacaaaaaaatgtataattataaAACGTGAAAACTGAAAGAAATAATAAGTACATAGACTGTATTAAAAACATTCAAAAATTCTATATACCCTCAGCCTCTCCTCCGTCTGTGCTTTCTTGGACAGAGTCTTCTGGTCCAGTGGGGGGCAGACTCCACTTGCTGTGGGTGCGTTGGTGAGCTGAMAGCAGYCYGGAGGAGGGGAARGTACYGTCGCAYACACAGCAGGCAAACACTGTGCGACCTCTGAGATGTCTCTCATACTCTACTGGGTGCTTGAAGCGTAAatgcctctcttctgtctctgcatCCTGAAAGGTCATGAAACACTGTTGGCACTGAGTAGACTGGGGAGGCTGGGCTACAGGAAGAG
Protein-coding sequences here:
- the LOC112072844 gene encoding zinc finger protein 135-like, producing the protein MRELNVRLCCSGSDSSWCCRLCQRCFSSSWQLTGHLYWHRGAGEDGVAHGHKVKLEFQCPVCCDRFLRPTAFIMHKRSHMGQSQYVCGVCGRTLKSLRKLVSHKRSHYCRRRTVAERQQCHDCSQSFRNLTALRKHRERQHGEERNWKDEDRAVREEEEGSTAVISNDSTRVSAQPPQSTQCQQCFMTFQDAETEERHLRFKHPVEYERHLRGRTVFACCVCDXTFPSSXLLSAHQRTHSKWSLPPTGPEDSVQESTDGGEAEGMDSEKNRAGPTSCEHCHIIFNDPRSWERHMTAKHPPSLSTPTSPGNAYLTSRPARGQLRPYRCSSCGERFIQESTLTKHCTEAHAS